One genomic segment of Mycolicibacterium chubuense NBB4 includes these proteins:
- a CDS encoding decaprenyl-phosphate phosphoribosyltransferase codes for MSTSQVGQQTGSPAAGPPGNLVAGIVKAMRPRQWVKNVLVFAAPVAALGDERYVYDYRQVLVKVAIAFVAFCLAASAVYLVNDARDVEADRAHPTKRFRPIAAGVVPEWLAYVLAVVLGVASLAISMLATPNLAVVMAIYIGIQLAYCFGLKHQPVIDICIVSSGFLIRAIAGGVAADVPLSQWFLLMMAFGSLFMAAGKRYAELQLAERTGAKIRKSLESYTSSYLRFVWTLSATALVLCYGLWAFERDNIAAVARAANQAIDAARTHASWYAVTIVPFVVAILRYAVDVDGGLAGEPEEIALKDRVLQLLAVAWIGTVGAAVFLS; via the coding sequence ATGAGCACATCGCAGGTCGGTCAGCAGACCGGATCGCCGGCCGCGGGACCGCCCGGAAACCTCGTCGCCGGAATCGTCAAGGCGATGCGGCCACGGCAGTGGGTGAAGAACGTCCTGGTCTTCGCCGCCCCGGTGGCCGCGCTCGGCGACGAACGCTACGTCTACGACTACCGCCAGGTGCTGGTCAAGGTGGCCATCGCGTTCGTGGCGTTCTGCCTCGCCGCGTCGGCGGTGTACCTGGTCAACGACGCGCGCGACGTCGAAGCGGACCGGGCGCATCCCACCAAGCGGTTCCGCCCGATCGCCGCCGGCGTCGTGCCGGAATGGCTGGCCTACGTGCTGGCGGTGGTGCTCGGTGTCGCCTCGCTGGCGATCTCGATGCTGGCCACCCCCAACCTCGCCGTGGTGATGGCCATCTACATCGGCATCCAGCTGGCGTACTGCTTCGGCCTGAAACACCAGCCCGTCATCGACATCTGCATCGTGTCGTCGGGCTTCCTGATCCGGGCGATCGCCGGCGGCGTCGCGGCCGACGTGCCGCTGTCGCAATGGTTCCTGCTGATGATGGCGTTCGGGTCGCTGTTCATGGCCGCCGGGAAGCGGTACGCCGAGCTGCAGCTGGCCGAGCGCACCGGCGCCAAGATCCGCAAATCCCTGGAGAGCTACACCAGTTCGTATCTGCGCTTCGTGTGGACGCTGTCGGCCACCGCGCTGGTGCTGTGCTACGGACTGTGGGCCTTCGAGCGGGACAACATCGCCGCCGTGGCACGCGCCGCGAACCAGGCGATCGACGCCGCACGCACCCACGCCTCGTGGTACGCCGTGACCATCGTGCCGTTTGTGGTCGCGATCCTGCGCTACGCCGTCGACGTCGACGGCGGCCTGGCCGGTGAGCCTGAAGAGATCGCGTTGAAGGACCGGGTGCTGCAGCTGCTCGCGGTGGCGTGGATCGGAACAGTCGGTGCCGCAGTCTTCCTCAGTTGA
- a CDS encoding phosphatase PAP2 family protein, translated as MADGPRGEDAVLVAVQSTLAGRPAVLPIARGLSHFGEHSLGWLAVAGLGALLFPKQRRAYLAAGVGAFVAHACAVVIKRVVRRERPHHPAIAVNVGTPSRLSFPSAHATSTTAAAVLLAPPTGLPLPALLVPPMAASRMVLGVHYPSDVLTGVVVGAVVAKGVGMLTDTVADRVKGAPA; from the coding sequence ATGGCTGACGGCCCGCGCGGCGAGGACGCCGTGCTGGTGGCCGTGCAGTCGACGCTGGCCGGCCGGCCGGCGGTGCTGCCGATCGCGCGGGGGCTCTCGCATTTCGGAGAACACAGTCTGGGCTGGCTCGCCGTCGCCGGACTGGGCGCGCTGCTGTTCCCCAAGCAGCGCCGGGCCTACCTGGCCGCGGGCGTCGGCGCCTTCGTGGCCCACGCCTGCGCGGTCGTGATCAAACGCGTCGTACGGCGCGAACGCCCGCACCACCCGGCCATCGCAGTCAACGTCGGCACGCCGAGCCGGTTGAGTTTCCCGTCCGCGCACGCCACGTCGACGACCGCCGCAGCCGTTCTGCTGGCCCCTCCCACGGGCCTGCCGCTGCCCGCACTGCTGGTCCCGCCGATGGCGGCGTCCCGCATGGTCCTGGGGGTGCACTACCCGAGTGACGTGCTCACCGGTGTGGTGGTCGGGGCGGTCGTCGCAAAAGGAGTCGGCATGCTGACGGACACGGTGGCCGACCGGGTCAAAGGAGCACCCGCATGA
- a CDS encoding glycosyltransferase → MSDIPSGALDAGQSRAVSPLARVILPRPGEPLDVRKLYIEESETNARRAHAPTRTTLEIGAESEVSFATYFNAFPASYWRRWSILESVVLRVELSGSARVDVYRSKATGARITVGGSGVTSTDAEPGVVEFEIDLSPFEDGGWIWFDITTDAKSTLHHAGWYAPVEAPGRANVAVGIPTFNRPSDCVNALAALTSDPSVDEVISAVIVSDQGTSKAKDHPGFAAAAAALGNRLSVHNQPNLGGSGGYSRVMYEALKNTDCEQILFMDDDIRIEPDSILRALALNRFAKVPTLVGGQMLNLQEPSHLHVMGEMVDSENFMWTGAVNTEYDHNFAKYPLNDEEEYRSRLLHRRIDVDYNGWWMCMIPRQVAEELGQPLPLFIKWDDADYGLRAGEHGYPTVTLPGAAIWHMAWSDKDDAIDWQAYFHLRNRLVVAALHWDGNVRGLLASHLKATLKHLLCLEYSTVAIQNKAMDDFLAGPEHIFSILESALPDVRKMRQEYPDAVVLPSATALPPPSDKRWRRKVEIPTNPLSISMRLSRGVVHQLKPHDPRHHERPQVNVATQDARWFSLCRVDGVTVTTADGRGVVYRQRDREKMFELLRESLKRQARLARKFNRMRRVYRNTLPTLTSTQKWESVLLDAGAGSGHG, encoded by the coding sequence GTGAGTGACATCCCGTCCGGCGCGCTCGATGCCGGGCAGTCACGGGCGGTCAGCCCGCTGGCCCGCGTCATCCTGCCGCGCCCCGGCGAGCCGCTCGACGTCCGCAAGCTCTATATAGAGGAATCCGAGACCAACGCCCGGCGGGCGCATGCGCCGACGCGCACCACGCTGGAGATCGGTGCGGAGTCCGAGGTGTCGTTCGCCACCTACTTCAACGCGTTCCCGGCCAGCTACTGGCGGCGCTGGTCGATTCTCGAGTCGGTCGTGCTGCGCGTCGAGCTGTCGGGCAGCGCCCGCGTCGACGTCTACCGGTCCAAGGCGACCGGGGCCCGCATCACCGTCGGCGGCTCGGGGGTCACCAGCACCGACGCCGAGCCGGGGGTCGTGGAGTTCGAGATCGACCTGTCCCCCTTCGAGGACGGCGGCTGGATCTGGTTCGACATCACCACCGACGCCAAGTCGACGTTGCACCACGCGGGGTGGTACGCACCGGTCGAGGCACCCGGCCGCGCCAACGTCGCCGTCGGCATCCCGACGTTCAACCGGCCGTCGGACTGCGTCAACGCCCTGGCCGCGCTGACGTCGGACCCGTCCGTCGACGAGGTGATCAGCGCGGTGATCGTCTCCGACCAGGGCACCAGCAAGGCCAAGGACCATCCCGGGTTCGCGGCGGCCGCCGCTGCGCTGGGCAACCGGCTCTCGGTGCACAACCAGCCCAATCTGGGCGGGTCCGGCGGTTACAGCCGGGTGATGTACGAGGCGCTGAAGAACACCGACTGCGAACAGATCCTGTTCATGGACGACGACATCCGCATCGAGCCGGATTCGATCCTGCGCGCCCTCGCGCTGAACCGCTTCGCGAAGGTGCCGACCCTCGTCGGCGGTCAGATGCTCAACCTGCAGGAGCCCTCACACCTGCACGTGATGGGTGAGATGGTCGACTCCGAGAACTTCATGTGGACCGGCGCGGTCAACACCGAGTACGACCACAACTTCGCGAAGTACCCGCTCAACGACGAGGAGGAGTACCGCAGCCGGTTGCTGCACCGCCGCATCGACGTCGACTACAACGGCTGGTGGATGTGCATGATCCCGCGGCAGGTCGCCGAGGAGTTGGGCCAGCCGCTGCCGTTGTTCATCAAGTGGGACGACGCGGATTACGGTCTGCGCGCCGGCGAGCACGGCTACCCGACCGTCACACTCCCGGGTGCGGCGATCTGGCACATGGCGTGGAGCGACAAGGACGACGCGATCGACTGGCAGGCCTACTTCCACCTGCGCAACCGGCTGGTCGTGGCCGCCCTGCACTGGGACGGCAATGTCCGCGGGCTGCTGGCCAGCCATCTCAAGGCCACCCTCAAACACCTTCTGTGCCTGGAGTATTCGACCGTCGCGATCCAGAACAAGGCGATGGACGACTTCCTGGCCGGGCCCGAGCACATCTTCTCGATCCTCGAGTCCGCGCTGCCCGACGTGCGCAAGATGCGTCAGGAGTATCCCGACGCGGTGGTGCTGCCGAGTGCCACCGCGCTGCCGCCACCGTCGGACAAGCGCTGGCGCAGGAAGGTCGAGATCCCCACCAACCCGCTGTCGATCTCGATGCGGCTGAGCCGCGGCGTCGTGCATCAGCTCAAGCCGCACGATCCGCGTCACCACGAGCGCCCGCAGGTCAACGTCGCCACCCAGGACGCGCGGTGGTTCTCGCTGTGCCGGGTGGACGGGGTCACGGTGACCACCGCCGACGGCCGCGGTGTGGTGTACCGCCAGCGTGATCGCGAGAAGATGTTCGAGCTGCTGCGCGAATCGCTCAAGCGTCAGGCCCGCCTCGCCCGCAAGTTCAACCGCATGCGCCGCGTGTACCGCAACACATTGCCCACGCTGACGAGCACGCAGAAGTGGGAGAGCGTGCTCCTGGACGCGGGCGCAGGATCGGGGCATGGCTGA
- the glf gene encoding UDP-galactopyranose mutase, which translates to MSSPDPQPTDEFDLIVVGSGFFGLTIAERVATELDKRVLVLERRAHLGGNAYSEPEPETGIEVHRYGAHLFHTSNQRVWDYVRRFTDFTGYQHRVFALYNGQAYQFPMGLGLVSQFFGRYFTPDEARALISEQAAEIDTADAQNLEEKAISLIGRPLYEAFVKGYTAKQWQTDPKELPASTINRLPVRYTFDNRYFNDTYEGLPVDGYTAWLQNMAADDRIEVRLDTDWFDVGAQLRAANPAAPVVYTGPLDRYFDYAEGRLGWRTLDFELEVLPTGDFQGTPVMNYNDADVPYTRIHEFRHFHPERSYPTDKTVIMREFSRFAENDDEPYYPINTDADRAVLAAYRARAKAETVAERVLFGGRLGTYQYLDMHMAIASALNMYDNTIAPHLRDGAPLAEPDTESTT; encoded by the coding sequence ATGAGCTCTCCTGATCCGCAGCCCACCGACGAATTCGACCTGATCGTCGTCGGCTCGGGGTTCTTCGGCCTGACGATCGCCGAGCGGGTGGCCACGGAGCTGGACAAGCGGGTCCTCGTTCTCGAGCGGCGCGCGCACCTGGGCGGCAACGCGTACTCCGAGCCCGAACCCGAGACCGGCATCGAGGTGCACCGCTACGGCGCGCACCTGTTCCACACCAGCAATCAGCGGGTGTGGGACTACGTCCGCCGGTTCACCGACTTCACCGGCTACCAGCACCGCGTCTTCGCGCTGTACAACGGGCAGGCCTACCAGTTCCCGATGGGGCTGGGCCTGGTCAGTCAGTTCTTCGGGCGCTACTTCACCCCCGACGAGGCGCGCGCGCTGATCTCCGAACAGGCCGCCGAGATCGACACCGCCGACGCACAGAACCTCGAGGAGAAGGCGATCTCGCTGATCGGCCGGCCGCTGTACGAGGCGTTCGTCAAGGGCTACACCGCCAAGCAGTGGCAGACCGACCCGAAGGAACTGCCGGCCTCCACCATCAACCGGCTCCCGGTGCGCTACACGTTCGACAACCGGTACTTCAACGACACCTACGAGGGCCTGCCGGTCGACGGGTACACCGCGTGGCTGCAGAACATGGCCGCCGACGACCGCATCGAGGTGCGCCTCGACACCGACTGGTTCGACGTCGGCGCGCAACTGCGGGCCGCCAACCCGGCCGCTCCGGTGGTGTACACCGGCCCGCTCGACCGCTACTTCGACTACGCCGAGGGGCGCCTCGGCTGGCGGACGCTGGACTTCGAGCTCGAGGTCCTGCCGACCGGGGATTTCCAGGGCACACCCGTGATGAACTACAACGACGCCGACGTGCCCTACACCCGGATCCACGAGTTCCGCCACTTCCACCCGGAGCGGAGCTACCCGACGGACAAGACCGTGATCATGCGGGAGTTCTCGCGTTTCGCCGAGAACGACGACGAGCCCTACTATCCGATCAACACCGACGCCGACCGCGCGGTGCTCGCCGCCTACCGGGCACGGGCCAAGGCGGAGACGGTGGCGGAGAGGGTGCTCTTCGGTGGCCGCCTCGGCACCTACCAGTACCTCGACATGCACATGGCGATCGCCAGCGCGCTGAACATGTACGACAACACGATCGCGCCCCATCTGCGCGACGGTGCGCCGCTGGCCGAGCCCGACACAGAAAGCACCACCTGA
- a CDS encoding N-acetylmuramoyl-L-alanine amidase, which produces MLYRRQAPSILFTALAATVVLLPWAITGAPGERKPETRSAPTVVEEPLGGLGGGETIREIHRDTPFALVAVTAADLRGTTARVRARKADGSWGPWYDTEKLEGVGPESGGPRGTEPVFVGRTKTVQIAVTRPAGAPATPPAPAAAPKGGLGYVPATTEQPFGENINAVLISPPQAPADLAPLPSAATPPGQPPRVITRAEWGADEAMRCGPPKYNERIQAGIVHHTAGSNDYAPEDSAGIVRSIYEYHARTLGWCDIAYNALVDKYGQVFEGRAGGINRPVQGSHTGGFNHNTWGVAMIGDFETVPPTPIQIRTTGRLLGWVLGQAGVNPLGTVVLPSEGGPFTKIPFGASPTLPAIFTHRDVGNTECPGNAAYAAMGQIRDIAARFNDPLGPQDLIEQLRGGAILAKWEALGGMKSYLGRPTSPEASGEDKARYVTFEHGAVYWSPVSDAEPITGEIYKAWGALGFERGALGLPTSSEISEPLWIKQNFQHGTLNFDREKGTVTRVIDGVPVELPRDTNEPTPVQLERFTPPINPA; this is translated from the coding sequence GTGCTGTACCGGCGTCAAGCACCATCGATCCTGTTCACCGCGCTCGCGGCGACCGTGGTGCTGCTTCCCTGGGCCATCACCGGCGCGCCGGGCGAAAGAAAACCTGAGACACGGTCCGCCCCGACAGTGGTCGAGGAACCCCTCGGCGGCCTGGGCGGCGGCGAGACCATCCGCGAGATCCATCGGGACACGCCGTTCGCGCTCGTCGCAGTGACCGCGGCGGACCTGCGCGGAACGACGGCGCGCGTGCGCGCGAGGAAGGCCGACGGTTCCTGGGGCCCCTGGTATGACACCGAGAAGCTCGAGGGTGTCGGCCCGGAGTCCGGCGGACCCCGCGGCACCGAGCCCGTCTTCGTCGGCCGCACCAAAACCGTGCAGATCGCCGTCACGCGTCCGGCGGGTGCACCGGCGACCCCGCCGGCGCCGGCAGCCGCGCCCAAGGGCGGGCTCGGATACGTTCCGGCCACCACCGAGCAGCCGTTCGGGGAGAACATCAACGCCGTGTTGATCAGCCCCCCGCAGGCGCCCGCGGACCTGGCGCCGCTGCCGAGTGCGGCCACCCCGCCGGGCCAGCCGCCGCGCGTCATCACCCGCGCCGAGTGGGGCGCCGACGAGGCCATGCGGTGCGGACCGCCCAAGTACAACGAGAGAATCCAAGCCGGCATCGTGCACCACACCGCCGGCAGCAACGACTACGCACCGGAAGACTCCGCGGGCATCGTCCGGTCGATCTACGAGTACCACGCCCGCACGCTGGGCTGGTGCGACATCGCCTACAACGCGCTGGTGGACAAGTACGGCCAGGTCTTCGAAGGCCGCGCGGGCGGCATAAACCGGCCGGTTCAGGGCTCGCACACCGGGGGCTTCAACCACAACACCTGGGGCGTCGCGATGATCGGCGACTTCGAGACCGTGCCGCCCACACCGATCCAGATCCGCACCACCGGAAGACTTCTCGGCTGGGTACTGGGCCAAGCCGGGGTCAATCCCCTCGGCACGGTCGTGCTGCCGTCCGAGGGAGGGCCGTTCACCAAGATCCCGTTCGGGGCCTCACCCACCCTCCCGGCGATCTTCACGCACCGCGACGTCGGCAACACCGAGTGCCCCGGCAACGCCGCCTATGCGGCGATGGGCCAGATCCGCGATATCGCAGCGCGATTCAACGACCCGCTGGGTCCCCAGGACCTGATCGAGCAGTTGCGCGGCGGCGCGATCCTGGCGAAGTGGGAGGCCCTCGGCGGAATGAAGAGCTACCTGGGCAGGCCGACGTCGCCGGAGGCCTCCGGTGAGGACAAGGCCCGCTACGTCACCTTCGAGCACGGCGCCGTGTACTGGTCGCCGGTCAGCGACGCCGAGCCCATCACCGGGGAGATCTACAAGGCCTGGGGTGCACTGGGTTTCGAACGCGGCGCACTGGGCCTGCCGACCAGCTCCGAGATCTCCGAGCCGCTGTGGATCAAGCAGAACTTCCAGCACGGCACGCTCAACTTCGACCGCGAGAAAGGCACTGTGACCCGCGTCATCGACGGCGTTCCGGTCGAACTGCCCCGCGACACGAACGAACCCACGCCGGTGCAGCTGGAGCGGTTCACCCCGCCCATCAACCCGGCCTGA
- a CDS encoding Cof-type HAD-IIB family hydrolase codes for MTPELIATDVDGTLLDDDEDVSPRTRAAIRAAVDAGTQFVLATGRPPRWITPVVEQLGFAPMAVCANGAVIYDPAADRIVSARTLSSDVLGELAEIAARVIPGAGLAVERVGRSAHDAATPQFVSSPGYEHAWLNPDNTEVSVEDLLGAPAVKLLIRKAGARSADMAAALARHIGIEGDITYSTNNGLIEIVPLGISKATGIEELARPLDIDAANIVTFGDMPNDVPMLDWAGLGVAMGNAHPDALAAADEVTATNAEDGVARVLERWWRD; via the coding sequence ATGACGCCCGAGCTGATCGCCACCGATGTGGACGGCACCCTGCTCGACGACGACGAGGACGTCAGCCCCCGCACCCGGGCCGCCATCCGCGCCGCGGTCGACGCCGGCACCCAGTTCGTGCTGGCCACCGGCAGGCCCCCGCGGTGGATCACCCCGGTCGTCGAGCAGCTGGGCTTCGCGCCGATGGCGGTGTGCGCCAACGGCGCGGTGATCTACGACCCGGCCGCCGATCGCATCGTCTCGGCGCGCACGCTGTCCTCCGACGTGCTCGGCGAACTGGCCGAGATCGCCGCCCGCGTGATCCCGGGAGCCGGGCTGGCCGTCGAACGGGTGGGCCGCAGCGCGCACGACGCCGCCACGCCGCAGTTCGTCAGCTCCCCGGGCTACGAGCACGCCTGGCTGAACCCCGACAACACCGAGGTCTCGGTCGAGGACCTGCTCGGCGCACCCGCGGTCAAGCTGCTGATCCGCAAGGCCGGGGCGCGCAGCGCCGACATGGCCGCCGCGCTGGCGCGCCACATCGGCATCGAGGGCGACATCACGTACTCGACCAACAACGGCTTGATCGAGATCGTGCCGCTGGGCATCAGCAAGGCCACCGGCATCGAGGAGCTGGCCCGGCCGCTCGACATCGACGCCGCGAACATCGTGACGTTCGGCGACATGCCCAACGATGTGCCGATGCTGGACTGGGCCGGGCTCGGTGTGGCGATGGGCAACGCGCACCCCGACGCGCTGGCCGCGGCCGACGAGGTGACCGCGACGAACGCCGAGGACGGCGTCGCGCGGGTGCTCGAGCGGTGGTGGCGGGACTGA
- a CDS encoding lysophospholipid acyltransferase family protein, whose product MEPVFRSLEIAATTAVKATGTRLTFHGLEHIPTAGGGVVAINHTSYVDWLPAALALKHRKRRMRFMIKAEMNEVMFVRFLIKHTKTIPVDRKAGAGAFAAAVDSLRGGELVGVYPEATISRSFELKEFKSGAVRMASEAGVPILPLIVWGAQRLWTKDHPRALGGKVPITVSVGAPIAPEGSLDDLDSRMRASMTHLLQDVQTRYPRPPGAFWVPRRLGGSAPTPAEAKLLDEAELAERARKRAERR is encoded by the coding sequence ATGGAACCGGTCTTCCGCTCGCTCGAGATCGCGGCGACGACCGCGGTCAAGGCCACCGGAACGCGGCTCACGTTCCACGGGCTGGAGCACATTCCCACCGCCGGTGGCGGCGTCGTCGCCATCAACCACACCAGCTACGTCGACTGGCTGCCCGCGGCCCTGGCTCTCAAACACCGCAAACGCCGGATGCGGTTCATGATCAAGGCCGAGATGAACGAGGTGATGTTCGTCCGCTTCCTGATCAAGCACACCAAGACGATCCCGGTGGATCGCAAGGCCGGCGCAGGCGCCTTCGCCGCCGCCGTGGATTCGCTGCGAGGTGGCGAACTCGTCGGTGTGTACCCGGAGGCCACCATCAGCCGCAGCTTCGAACTCAAGGAATTCAAGAGCGGAGCGGTGCGGATGGCGTCGGAGGCCGGCGTACCGATCCTGCCCCTGATCGTCTGGGGAGCTCAGCGCCTGTGGACCAAGGACCATCCCCGGGCGCTGGGCGGCAAGGTGCCGATCACCGTCTCGGTGGGGGCGCCCATCGCTCCTGAAGGGAGTCTCGATGACCTCGACTCGCGCATGCGGGCGTCGATGACGCACCTGCTGCAGGACGTTCAGACCCGCTATCCCCGCCCACCCGGCGCCTTCTGGGTGCCCCGGCGGCTGGGCGGCAGTGCTCCCACTCCGGCCGAGGCCAAACTCCTCGACGAGGCCGAACTGGCCGAACGGGCCCGCAAGCGGGCCGAGCGCCGATGA